The Flavivirga eckloniae genomic interval GGTAATAGGTGTTTTGTAAACCTCGAAAAGCGCCAAAAACGGCAATGGTAAACAGTGTAAATGGAAATCCGAAAACGCGGATTTTGTAATAATCAACACTGTATTCCAAGATAAGGTCTGAGGCGTTGTATAGTTTAAAAATACTTTTCGCAAAAGGGAAAGTGCTTATAATAATTAACACGCTTAATGATGTAATTATAAAAATAGCTTGCGCTGGTAGGTTTTTTATTTTATCGAGTTGGTTTGCACCAACATATTGCGATACAATAGACGATATAGCACTTCGTGTTTGTCCTAATACCCAAATAAGCATGGATAAAAAGGTTGTAACGATACCAACTGCTGCCAAAGATTCTGTAGCATTTAAGTTTATGTTTCCGACTATCGCAGCGTCTGTTAATGATAAAATGGGTTCTGAAATGCCTGAAATTAATGCCGGTATGGCTAACCTGTTTATATGTTTTAGACTTATATCTGTTTTTTTATCAGGCATATAACTAATATTGAAATATGTTCCTTTACGAAATCGTTATAATTGTTATATTTTTGTATAAAAATCGTTAAAAATAGTTTGTAAACTACATTTATTATGAAGAATATTTTAGTTCCTGTGGGGTCATCCAAAAACGCTTTAAGTCATTTACAATACGCAGTAGATTTTGCCAAGGCTTTTGGTGCGAAATTGTTTATTGTACAGGTATATAATGTTTATACTAAAGCAGGAACTATGATTAAAGTAGACCATATCATTGAACGGGAAAGCAAAGCTTTTATGGATAATTTAGTTTCTAAAATTGATACTAAAGATGTTGAGGTTGTTATAAAGACCTTAAAAGGAAAGTTAGTAGATACACTAGAGCTAGCCTGTAAAAAAGCCGATATTGACTTAATTCTTGTAGAACCTAGAACAAACTCTATTAGGGATGAGGTGTTTTTGGGTAAAACTTCGGGAAAAATTATAAAGCAAACCGAGATACCTGCATTAATTGTTCCTGAAGGATACACATTTAAACCCATTGAAAATATTCTGTTCGCAATTAAATCTGCTATAATAAAAAAGAGCGATGCACTGGTGCCTTTATTAAGCATCAAAAATAATTTCAAGTCTATTGTGAACCTCTTATTGGTTAAAACACCTTACTTTAAAGAAGGTGATTTTGTTGTAGAAAGTCAGCTTTTAGATCATGTAGATAAAATAACCAAGACAAAAAATGCGACTACTTATCAAGGCGTTTTGGAGCATTTTCAATCTCATAACCCAGATATGCTATGCGTAGTTAGGCGCAAAAGAGGATTTTTTGTTAAAAAATGGGAAAAGAACGTTATTTTGAAAAAAGAATTTTCAAGTTCATTACCTGTTTTGGTTTTAAGAGGGTTGAAATAATTACAGGGAACCCTTTGGTTAGGTCGTTTTTATGTGTATTTATTCTCTTTAAAATTTTTCACGAATACGTTATTCTATAATACCTATTGCGCATTACGGCTTAAATTAAACCATTAATTATGCCCAATAGGTATGTATTCATGTTGTTGTTTTATTAGAATCGATACCCGATACGCAAATGTAAGTTTATAGCCATTTCTCCTTTATCTTTAGAAAAACCGGCATCTTTGGCATAATGGTGAATGTACCCAACTCCTAAACCTGTTTCATAATTGAAATGATTTCCTAAGTTTCTTCTAATACCCCAAGTTGGAATTATAGATAGGTTATTTACCATGCTGGTGTCTTTATCATTTCCAAACTTTATTAGTAAATCATTATGGTGAAAGCTTGTTTTAAGTGAGAAAAAATCACCACTATTTCCGTTTATTTGTTTGGATTGGCTTTCCCGTTTATTCAAATTATAGTACCAACGAGGTTCTATAGTTATTCCTGTAGTTAGTAAAAAGCCTGTTTCTGGATAATAATCGTCATTATCGTATGCGTCGAGTCCTATTTCGGTTCGTAATGCAAGTTGATTAGCAAGTTTTAATTCATTGTAAGCCCAAATTCCAGCAAACCCTGTTTGGATTCCAAAAGTTGATTTTTCCACACTTGCGTTTTGCGATTTTACTACTAAAGCAAATCCGAAAAACATTAATGTCATAAAGGTTTTTTTCATGATATTTTGTATTTATTAATTTAATGACAAAACAATGAATTTATAACCTCTCGGGTTGACCAAAGGAAGCATTGGTACGTTATAATATGTTAAAATTGAAGTAAGACTTAAAAGATAGTCGCCTTATAATCTGAAGGAGATAAACCAGTTTCTCGTTTAAATATTCTATTAAAACTAGTTCTGGATTTAAAACCACATTCGCATGCAATTCCGAAGATATTATAGTTTTTATAAGCATCTAAGGGCATTTTTTCTATAACTGCTTCTATCCGATGTTTATTAATTAAATCATAGAAACTAATGTTCATATATTGATTTAACATGGTAGAGAGCTTTTTATCTGTTGTAGAGAGTTTTTCCGATAATTTACCTAATGTTAAATCTTCATCCAGATAAGGCTTATCTGTTTTCAAAATAGTTTCCAATCTGTTTTTAAGAGTTTCGAATGCCTCTTTATTTGCATCAGATAGCACATTACTTTTTTCTTTAGGAGTAATATACCCATCGTTGTTGTCTTTAAGTAAAAAATCAGGAATAAGCACTTTAGATTGGTTTACACCGTAATATCCCAAATAAGAAACTAGAATAATCATTGTTAATACAGAAAAATAGTCTGTATTCCAGTTAAAATGACCATAAAAAGTTTTATACACTTTAAACCCCAAATCGACAAGCATAATACAAAATGCCCCAACTAACATCATTTTAATCCAATTAAAATCATATTTAGATAGGTTTGAATATTTAAATTTTGTTAATCGTTTATATTTAGATAACGATTGTAATGAAATAAAGATGTATAGTAAGAAGTATAAGTTTTCTATTCGTATAAGTTTAGATATGAAATCTGTATGTGTATACGCAAGGGCTTTTACCTGAAATGTATTGAACAAAATGGTTGGAATCGTAATACAAACAGCGAATAGAAGAGCTGGGATGAAATGTACTAACGTGTTTTTTACTAAATGCTCTCCTTTTAAAAACAGTGATTTTATGTATAAAAATAATAATGGGGCTATAACACATGTAGTAATATCATTGGGGAGAAAACAAAGATGTATTAACCATATAATATTATGCAATGAGGCATAGAAGTATAGACAGACAAAAAACAGCAAGGCAAAAAACACTATCAATATTTTTTGTGGTAGTTCTTTTTGTTTTGATTTTATTAATAACAATAGAATTATTGCTATAATTAAAATACCCCCTACTAAAATGAAATCTAAAATTAAATCCACTGATTAAACTTTGTGCTTTATTTCAATAATCCTTTTGTCTGGATCGATGTAATTTGCTTTAGTGGCAATTGACATTTTTATGGTGAAGATAAGCTTTCTTTCTTTTTTAAGCTCTTAATAACTGGTTGAAGAGGGCTTTTTACCAACTTTTTTTAGGTTAGCGTATTTTGAAAATATTGGTTTCTTAGTCACTTATGGTTTGCAATGTAGCAATTACATACTACTGTTGTTTAAACTAATATAAATACCATGGACAACTTAAGAAAAATGCTTAAGTTAAGCTGTCCATGGTCATGTTAATTGCTATTTAATCACTATTTTTTTATTTGCTGTAAATCCGTTTTGACCGTTTAGCTTCAAAATATAAACTCCAGAAGTGACATCCTTAAGTGGTATTGTAGGGTTATTAGAGTCTATTTTTAAAGGTGTTGAAACACTTTTACCAAACATATTGAAAATTTCTACGGTTGTGTTTTCAGGAAGCGACCCTTTTAATGTGATACTGTTTTCCGTTGGATTCGGGTATGCCGTTATCTGTGTGTTTCCAGATGAAACATCGTTTATACTAAGTGAGTTTACAGGACCTTTTAACTCGATTTCTGTTATTTCCGTCAGGCTAACATCTGCTTCATTTTTATAAATTTCCAGTTTATAATAACTATAGGCTTTTGTATTATTAAAGGGGAGTGTTTTCTTAACAAAATGATTTACGAAAGGTTCGTTTTCCCAGCTTTCTAATACATCATAGTTAATACCGTCATTAGAACCTAATAAAGCAAAATCTTCTGGAAATCTGCCAGAACCGTTGGCACTCATTATTGTTAAAGTACGAACGATTTTGGATGCTGGTAATTGAATTTGAATCCAACTAGGGTTACTAACACTTGGTATACCCCCATTATCTAGCCACTTACTCCAAGTTGAGTTTTGTCCCGATCCGCCTGGGCCAGCAGAATCTAGGTTGTCAAAAGCTTTTTCTTTAGATTCGTTGGCATTAATTTCTGCTCTAGCTGTAATTACGCCTGAACCCGCTGGGTCTGTATGGTCTATATCGGTATTATTTACAACACCAATGAGTCTGGTTTTGGTTATTACATCCGATCCGCTATTATTAATCGCAGTAAGTATTACTTCAAAAAGTCCGGCCGAGTTATAGGTAACTGATGGGTTTTCTGCTGTACTAGTACTGGGAGTGCCTCCGGGGAACGACCATGAATATGAGGTCGCATTTACAGAACTGTTGGTAAAAGTAACTGCATTGCCTGTTGATATGCTGGTAGCACTGGCACTAAACTGTGCAATCGGGTTACTGTCTACAGAGATATAAGACGTTTTGGTTTCAGTATCCGATCCGTTTGCATTTGTAACCGTTAATTCTACGTTGTAGTTGCCTACGGTGTTATAGGTAATCGATGGATTTTCATCTGTACTGGTGCTAGGGGTTCCTCCAGGGAAAGACCATGACCAAGATACTGCTCCGGTTGAAGAACCGCTGGAAAAGTTAACAGATGATCCTGTTTTTACCGATGTAGCATCGGCATTAAAACCGGCAATTGGAGGGTTGTTGTCGCCAGCCGTTCCATTAAATATTTTTAATTCTCCAATGTTTATTTCATAATTGTTAACGGTTGTAGTTGAACTAAACTGAAAACCAACCATGGCTAATTCTCTTCCATTGAATGTGCTTAAATCTATGGTTTTGATATTCCATGAGCTGCTGGTGCTCGACCCAATACTTCTGGTAACTACGGTATTTGGATCATCACTAAATACTAAAATAACATCCATGTAGGTGTTGCCAATGTTGCCTAATGAATAGGTAACATCTATCTTGGTTTGAGCACCAACGTTAAGTTTTGTTTTATAAAGTTTAAGCTTTGTGCTACTGGAATTTGCTATGGTTCCTTCTACATGTAAAGAAGTACCACCGTTATAAGCTTTGGTAAAATCGAAAGTTGTAGTTAGGCTGCTGTTTCCTTGCAAGGCAAATTGCCAGGTTGGTAAAATATCTTGTTTGGCAATATCGTGCCAATCTTTTGTGGTTTGCACACCGTTGGTAGCGAATAGTCTCCCGTGCCCCGTGTTAAAACTGGTTTCGAATGGTAAACTTGTTATTGTGGAAGTTGCAGGCACCCAATTACTTATTCCTTTAAAACCACTGAAATCCGTTCCATTTGGATTTTGATCTAAGCCTCCAAAGAAATGCCTTTCTGTAGCATAAAATCGTGCTCTTTCGGTTTCGTTATCTGTGCTGTTAAAGTTACTGTAAGTACTATTTTGAAAAAACGCATTGGGAACGAACAAGCCAAGTGATGTTATTGGATTTTTACCTGAGGAATGTAAGCCTTCCATCCATGCATTACCGCCAATTTGGAAAGCGGTTTGGTTACGACCAGGCCATAGATCTACGCCTGTGTAAACATCAAATTCGCTTCTACCTA includes:
- a CDS encoding universal stress protein, giving the protein MKNILVPVGSSKNALSHLQYAVDFAKAFGAKLFIVQVYNVYTKAGTMIKVDHIIERESKAFMDNLVSKIDTKDVEVVIKTLKGKLVDTLELACKKADIDLILVEPRTNSIRDEVFLGKTSGKIIKQTEIPALIVPEGYTFKPIENILFAIKSAIIKKSDALVPLLSIKNNFKSIVNLLLVKTPYFKEGDFVVESQLLDHVDKITKTKNATTYQGVLEHFQSHNPDMLCVVRRKRGFFVKKWEKNVILKKEFSSSLPVLVLRGLK
- a CDS encoding helix-turn-helix domain-containing protein yields the protein MHNIIWLIHLCFLPNDITTCVIAPLLFLYIKSLFLKGEHLVKNTLVHFIPALLFAVCITIPTILFNTFQVKALAYTHTDFISKLIRIENLYFLLYIFISLQSLSKYKRLTKFKYSNLSKYDFNWIKMMLVGAFCIMLVDLGFKVYKTFYGHFNWNTDYFSVLTMIILVSYLGYYGVNQSKVLIPDFLLKDNNDGYITPKEKSNVLSDANKEAFETLKNRLETILKTDKPYLDEDLTLGKLSEKLSTTDKKLSTMLNQYMNISFYDLINKHRIEAVIEKMPLDAYKNYNIFGIACECGFKSRTSFNRIFKRETGLSPSDYKATIF
- a CDS encoding endo-beta-N-acetylglucosaminidase, which codes for MKLNTRKSPKLKPAPSTQFTKPLFKTKLLKLLVITLIAIKCSVAYSQTIGDAPPFVLTVDQLKNWTTTGSTANATNISNVSLATRFTQTDSQLNRTLNNNMEIIWAPDGMSHLANYLEEQSKFNLYNFTHWSYIDKIIWFGGTSSETVLIPSAPWVNTAHKNGVKVYGNIFFAPNAFGGNDTVVSNFLEKDSGGNFIAAQKLKDISTYYKFDGWFINMETSTTNANGLLMREFVEELKSILPADQEIIWYDAMLINGNVSWQNELNSNNSTFFQDGSTRVSDAMFTNFWWTGSSKPNVSKTTAQILGRSEFDVYTGVDLWPGRNQTAFQIGGNAWMEGLHSSGKNPITSLGLFVPNAFFQNSTYSNFNSTDNETERARFYATERHFFGGLDQNPNGTDFSGFKGISNWVPATSTITSLPFETSFNTGHGRLFATNGVQTTKDWHDIAKQDILPTWQFALQGNSSLTTTFDFTKAYNGGTSLHVEGTIANSSSTKLKLYKTKLNVGAQTKIDVTYSLGNIGNTYMDVILVFSDDPNTVVTRSIGSSTSSSWNIKTIDLSTFNGRELAMVGFQFSSTTTVNNYEINIGELKIFNGTAGDNNPPIAGFNADATSVKTGSSVNFSSGSSTGAVSWSWSFPGGTPSTSTDENPSITYNTVGNYNVELTVTNANGSDTETKTSYISVDSNPIAQFSASATSISTGNAVTFTNSSVNATSYSWSFPGGTPSTSTAENPSVTYNSAGLFEVILTAINNSGSDVITKTRLIGVVNNTDIDHTDPAGSGVITARAEINANESKEKAFDNLDSAGPGGSGQNSTWSKWLDNGGIPSVSNPSWIQIQLPASKIVRTLTIMSANGSGRFPEDFALLGSNDGINYDVLESWENEPFVNHFVKKTLPFNNTKAYSYYKLEIYKNEADVSLTEITEIELKGPVNSLSINDVSSGNTQITAYPNPTENSITLKGSLPENTTVEIFNMFGKSVSTPLKIDSNNPTIPLKDVTSGVYILKLNGQNGFTANKKIVIK